In the genome of Epinephelus fuscoguttatus linkage group LG4, E.fuscoguttatus.final_Chr_v1, the window GTAAAGGAAATTTCTTGTTTCATTCTTATCAcagaaaatcaaaatcaaaaagatTCACATCATCACAAATAATGATCAAGAAATAGTCATGTATTAATTATTTCATATAATTGTACAGAGACGGTTTTCAAAGTTGGAGTAGGCAATGTTAAAAAAGGTATCATTATTTAAGTAAAATATTTCTTGTAAATAGTTCTTAAAAGCCTCTTGATGTAATCTGTTTCTGCAGAACTTGTTTATTtacacaacatacacacaacatacacaccTGTCTCCACTGTCTAAGTTACTGACATGACGTGGCCTCCAGATGAAGAAGCTGGAATTAGACATGCAAACTGATTTTAGATAAATTTCTTTTGATGCAGAttgaactttattttatttcaccaaAATGGCCCACTTAATTGCCAGACTTGTTCCTTTCAATACAATAACGTGATTAATGACAGTCAAAGGTTTTTTTCTCAGCTTTATCcatgaattattttaataaatgatTTCTACAGAAGGCCTAATGATTCtatcaccatcaccaaagtcTTCAGTCTCCTTCATTTTTAACGCTGTGTCCATTTTATCTTTCTATTACTATTCACAAATATGTTGAAGGCACTGGGCATTAGTATCACTTTCCAGGGTTTCTGCTGAGTGACTGACTGGCCATATTTTTTGAAGCATCCTTTTGCACCCTTTGCAGCAGAAAAAATACACTCCCAATATGACAGTGAACAATGCGATCATCACCATTCCTATGACCTAAAACACAgaccaaagaaaaacaaagaaaaagacacatGAAATTAAGATGATCAACACTGCAACAAATTTTGTAGAAAGTTGATCAGTTTTCTACTGATTTCCACTTCTCCAACAACTGCATGCATTACCAAGAAATGTTAGAAAGTTATTCGTGGTTCCTTGACAATGAATTCCAccgactttggtgatcctctaaATTTTCTGttagcaccaccatgaggttaaCAGTTGAAGTATTTGGGGAAATGTTTCAACAACTGTTGAGTAGCTGCATACATTTATGCTCTTAAGCTGGCATTATCACcaggtctgattttttttttagcaattgATAGTATTGCTACACTAACAAGCTAAACTAAGATTGTgaacatggtaaaaaaaaaaaaaaaaaatcctgtatgCTAAACaccagcatgttagcattagccccttttccaccaacatttccaggaacttttattaccaggaatttatttacctgggtaaaagaattcctggtaatctgtgtggtttgcgtttccaccgcacctcaaagttccagaaaatgtattcaaattagCGTGATGACGTAGATGATTAGATGattggggctgtttgtctcagccagcagcaaagtttaaaagcattttaagataagtgtcaaactaagttagtctacatacagacagctgtcatttgagcttattagtaacaattcacTATCAGTGGAGCTAGTGTGCTGTCCTTGCGTAAGACATAACATTAGtgacggtggatgagagactgtggacggagcatattgaatatcgctgtctgcatgtttacatgtttatgcttgctgaacacatgtattgataaattatTGGCTTCTCACTTGCTAAGTGTACAGTCAACTCATCATTTGATTTTGTAGCCTACTGAATGAAATTACTCGTtgcacaaaaggaaaacaaggaGAGCTTATCTCTGGGAATATCAGCTTTTACCTAACAGTCAAACATGCGGTTTGACAAGACCGCATGTGAACTTTAGCCAACAGAATTCTTGCTAAcagggcgttggtggcttagtggatagagcaggcgccccatgtatgaGGCCTTTGCTGCAGGGACCCgggctcgactccagcctgtggacCCCCAATGTcactccttctgtctctctccccccttcacgcttaactgccctgtcaattaaaggctaaaatgccccccaaaattaaaaagaatCCTTGCTCAtttcagcagctattttaaacacatatagatggttgatgacttatttgaaatttgaatccTTTATAAACTATCATACCCAAGGCCTGCCACATCATAGCATGACTGTAGACTCTTTAGGCTGCGGTCAAATAGTCAAAAGGGAAGAAATAAAGCATTGTTCCTTAGCATTCAGAGAATTTGACCAGCTCTTATCATGGCTGCCACTTAAATACTTATTTCACTCAGTTAGGAACAGGGCTGTTCAGCTGCAGCATCGGTCTTgtttccaggtcatttcctgACAAATGCCAACAAACGATTTTCAGGGACATCGGATTGTTCCTTACCTGAGACACGAAAAAACAAAGCTGAGTACTGGTCTTGTAGTCCAACTCTTGTGATGGGGTGAGGTTGGCTGGTTTGCACCATTTCTGAGGAGCTGCTTTGTCAATTTCTACATAACTGCCTGACCAGGTTGTCCCCATACAGGCAACACAATGGCCATCCCACAACACAATGATGATCCAAAACAGGGCAGGGCCAATGCTGGAAGCCACAGTTTTAAAGATCTTCTTTCGAGACATCCCACACTGAAAGTCTTTAATTTTCATCATCAGCACAAAGACCAGAGTTGCAGGAACAAGAAAATACGCAGTTGCAAACGTAGCATTCCAATAAACATTGCAAGGGCATGCAAACTCTTTTTCAATGAACTTCTCCAAGCAAAGAAGGATGATGCCAAAAAAACCGTTTGACACAAGAGCACTCTTTTTAAATTCACTTCTCACGTGAGAGATCCAGAGTGGTCTTAATTTTCTACTCGCTGTAGAGGCCATAATTTGCTGCTCTGCCATTGTTAATTCtgcagaaagagaagaaaagaaagaagaaatgaaaaatcAGAGATCATGTGAATTCCTGAGCACAACAGTAAAGAAAGTTGAATGTGCCCTATAAAGTTATACTATAATATGATCCAAGTTCAGCATCACGAGTTGTCATTTGCTCTTCTGATCTGTGAAATCTAACATGTTGATCCAACAGTTTGTAGCATTACTAATATGACTCTCACGTGCACTTCCTGCAGTCTGCAAACTGACTGTTGGCTAACACTTGGTCATGTCATATAGCATACAGCTGTCCCACCCTCTTGCAAGTTGAAGAGTGGTGGGCTTGAACCAACTGTTCACTGACTTGTCTTGAGATATTCTGGTGCTGTGTCTGCCTCAGTTAGAGCTACAGTCCCCCCGAGTTACTGACTGCTGCTTCGAAACACACCTGGTTAAAATGCCATTCAGGATAGTTTGTGTAAATATTAGACATTGACTGAGTAGATTTTCAAATGCTGACATAATAAGGATCATTTGGTACAGGAGAAAGCCCGTAGATGATTAATCAGCTGATATGATCCTCAACCCCATGTAGGAAATTTGACAGCGTCAGAAATAAACAATGTCAATTTAATTAGAAACTGATTAACTGTTGAACTGACCATCCATGTTGCCCA includes:
- the LOC125887510 gene encoding uncharacterized protein LOC125887510, translated to MAEQQIMASTASRKLRPLWISHVRSEFKKSALVSNGFFGIILLCLEKFIEKEFACPCNVYWNATFATAYFLVPATLVFVLMMKIKDFQCGMSRKKIFKTVASSIGPALFWIIIVLWDGHCVACMGTTWSGSYVEIDKAAPQKWCKPANLTPSQELDYKTSTQLCFFVSQVIGMVMIALFTVILGVYFFCCKGCKRMLQKIWPVSHSAETLESDTNAQCLQHICE